In Capsicum annuum cultivar UCD-10X-F1 chromosome 7, UCD10Xv1.1, whole genome shotgun sequence, one genomic interval encodes:
- the LOC124885666 gene encoding uncharacterized protein LOC124885666 translates to MDDHKFNIPSTTLKQKFKSSLCFSCCFPHHHRPPPLPPPSSFDENSYKWRSIFSFLNGNGNRHKRHSSTEFRYDPLSYSLNFEDEAPFTNFSSRLPLSPVTETVTVKHLGIAAPAAL, encoded by the coding sequence ATGGATGACCACAAATTCAACATCCCCAGTACTACtctcaaacaaaaattcaaaagctCTCTCTGTTTCTCCTGCTGCTTTCCCCACCACCACCGTCCTCCGCCGCTTCCACCGCCTTCGTCCTTCGATGAAAACTCCTACAAGTGGCGGAGCATCTTCAGTTTTCTTAACGGTAACGGTAATAGACACAAACGCCATTCGTCTACTGAGTTCCGTTATGATCCGTTGAGTTACTCGTTGAATTTTGAAGATGAAGCTCCTTTCACCAACTTCTCTTCTAGACTTCCTCTGTCGCCGGTGACGGAGACTGTGACGGTGAAGCATTTGGGTATTGCTGCTCCGGCTGCTTTATGA